From Geotalea uraniireducens Rf4:
CATCACCTGGAGTAACCAGAAGCAAGAAAGCGGACATTTTGGTCAAGAAACTGATAACTTTTGTCTTAACTTTTCAATCTCCTCAGGCGGAAGTCTCCTTCCGACAGTCGGCCAAACTGAAAGCCAGCGCAACAGTTCTACTGCATTCACCAGTCCTAATCTATGGGCTTCTTGTACTATCCAGATACTTCCCCGGAAGTCAACCCCCTCTTCCTCGCATCTCTCTCGTAACGAACGGTCTCCCGCAAGCACCACGCGATCATGTTCCTGAGCATAGCAAACCGTCATCATATCATTGGTGCTAACCCCGCGCCTGCGCATGGCGGTTGCCCTTTCTGCCAGTTCGAACGAGGTCTCGATAACGGTAATTCCTGAGCGAATGATCTTCTGCACCAAGTCAGGTTGATCTCCGTGCTCGCATT
This genomic window contains:
- a CDS encoding PIN domain-containing protein encodes the protein MILLADTSILIDLEYVGGIEVLPQLAPCEVLDVVLVECEHGDQPDLVQKIIRSGITVIETSFELAERATAMRRRGVSTNDMMTVCYAQEHDRVVLAGDRSLRERCEEEGVDFRGSIWIVQEAHRLGLVNAVELLRWLSVWPTVGRRLPPEEIEKLRQKLSVS